One genomic window of Octopus bimaculoides isolate UCB-OBI-ISO-001 chromosome 2, ASM119413v2, whole genome shotgun sequence includes the following:
- the LOC106871904 gene encoding uncharacterized protein LOC106871904, with product MPAPSTLSNWSMYRLLELSSVNCLFVIDAIKYLYPQLNSSCPDDCKIDKLQDFHKQFSTIHSIHSCKNFENIKEHDFNWFINLYSKVNSSETCSSPSKGDIFQLCQKTNEDFSKLLKQLMEQYSCLSLEQNFDITKQLALLKLFHQNMLELQSKTEFNIDKEMKSPFTWSDIEPLNQDCSESNSKTLHPVSTTKGIILILQDNDTQKCLDAQQLLNNASPSSSYNQTATQNAPVDTLNKHSESGNVIFQKISVNKSKKTIQREIDRFVSEVCRKNKSLLLEINEN from the exons AT GCCAGCACCAAGTACCTTATCAAATTGGTCAATGTATAGATTACTTGAATTATCGTCAGTTAACTGCCTATTTGTAATTGAtgccattaaatatttatacCCACAATTGAATTCAAGTTGTCCTGATGACTGTAAAATAGATAAACTGCAAGACTTCCATAAACAATTTTCAACTATACACTCAATTCATAGttgtaaaaattttgaaaatatcaaagaacaTGATTTTAATtggtttattaatttatattccaa GGTCAATTCCTCAGAGACATGTAGCAGCCCCTCAAAGGGTGATATTTTCCAGTTATGTCAAAAAACTAATGAAGATTTCAGTAAACTGTTGAAGCAGTTAATGGAACAATATTCTTGTCTAAGCTTAGAACAAAATTTTGATATAACAAAACAGTTAGCTTTATTAAAATTATTCCACCAGAATATGCTTGAGCTTCAAAGCAAGACAGAATTCAATATAGATAAAGAGATGAAGTCTCCTTTTACTTGGTCAGACATAGAACCATTGAATCAAGATTGTTCTGAATCTAATTCAAAGACACTTCATCCAGTTAGTACAACAAAAGGAATAATTTTAATCTTGCAAGATAATGATACACAGAAATGTTTAGATGCTCAACAACTATTAAACAATGCATCACCTAGTTCATCATACAATCAAACTGCAACACAGAATGCTCCAGTGGATACACTAAATAAACACTCAGAAAGTGGAAATGTGATATTTCAAAAGATATctgttaataaatcaaaaaaaactATCCAAAGAGAGATTGACAGATTTGTTTCTGAAGTGTGTAGAAAGAATAAATCATTGCTTCTTGAGATAAACGAGAACTAA